A stretch of the Streptomyces venezuelae genome encodes the following:
- a CDS encoding sensor histidine kinase has protein sequence MSAVALIAVVGAAIGAVTTLALRSYLVNQLDGQLRTAVEMSLRGPGMKPGRAAPENSLLSLPPGAPLGTVAIRLDSEGRSVAAARTVAEDVPTLDHRAPLTPAQTAALEGAAREAAGQAVNRELPGLGRYRVLAAADGSLALAFPLAGVDSTVNTLIAVEVCVTVAGLIAAGLAGQALVGVALRPLRRVAATATRVSELPLHSGEVALHERVPEAEADPRTEVGQVGAALNRMLGHVGSALSARQESETRVRQFVADASHELRTPLASIRGYAELTRRGREEPGPDTRHALGRIESEAARMTGLVEDLLLLARLDAGRPLDRQDIDLAPLVVDAVSDARAAGPGHHWRLELPDEPAPVHADPARIQQVLVNLLANARTHTPANTTVTARVSRETFAVHLQVEDDGPGIPPALLPHVFERFARGDASRSRHAGSTGLGLAIVQAVVTAHGGQVGVHSEPGRTCFDVRLPLGYPSTPGHRPADSSQPDHRLSTQR, from the coding sequence GTGTCCGCGGTTGCCCTGATCGCCGTCGTGGGGGCGGCGATCGGGGCGGTCACCACGCTCGCCCTGCGCTCCTACCTGGTGAACCAGCTGGACGGGCAGCTGCGGACGGCCGTCGAGATGTCCCTACGGGGTCCGGGCATGAAGCCCGGGCGGGCGGCCCCCGAGAACTCCCTGCTCAGCCTGCCGCCCGGGGCCCCGCTCGGTACCGTCGCCATCCGGCTGGACTCCGAGGGCAGGAGCGTCGCAGCCGCCCGTACGGTGGCCGAGGACGTGCCCACCCTCGATCACCGGGCTCCGCTCACCCCGGCCCAGACCGCCGCCCTCGAGGGGGCCGCCCGCGAGGCCGCCGGGCAGGCAGTGAACCGGGAACTGCCCGGGCTGGGCCGGTACCGGGTGCTGGCCGCCGCCGACGGCTCCCTCGCCCTCGCCTTCCCGCTCGCGGGGGTCGACTCCACCGTGAACACCCTGATCGCCGTCGAGGTCTGTGTGACCGTGGCCGGGCTTATCGCAGCCGGCCTGGCCGGGCAGGCCCTGGTCGGGGTCGCACTGCGCCCGCTGCGGCGGGTCGCCGCCACCGCCACCCGGGTCTCCGAACTCCCGCTGCACAGTGGTGAGGTGGCCCTGCACGAGCGAGTACCGGAAGCCGAGGCCGATCCGCGTACCGAGGTCGGCCAGGTCGGTGCAGCCCTCAACCGGATGCTGGGCCATGTCGGTTCGGCCCTCAGCGCCCGCCAGGAGAGTGAGACCCGGGTCCGGCAGTTCGTCGCCGACGCCAGCCACGAGCTGCGTACCCCGCTCGCCTCCATCCGTGGATACGCCGAACTCACCCGGCGGGGCCGGGAGGAACCCGGACCGGACACCCGGCACGCCCTGGGCCGGATCGAGTCCGAGGCCGCCCGGATGACCGGGCTGGTGGAAGATCTGCTGCTGCTGGCCCGACTGGACGCCGGCCGGCCACTGGACCGCCAGGACATCGATCTGGCACCTCTGGTCGTGGACGCGGTCAGCGACGCCCGGGCGGCCGGCCCCGGCCATCACTGGCGGCTCGAACTCCCCGACGAGCCCGCTCCGGTCCACGCCGATCCGGCCCGGATCCAGCAGGTGCTGGTCAACCTCCTCGCCAACGCCCGCACCCACACACCGGCCAACACCACTGTTACTGCGCGTGTTTCACGTGAAACGTTTGCCGTGCACCTCCAGGTCGAGGACGACGGCCCGGGCATTCCCCCCGCCCTGCTCCCCCATGTCTTCGAGCGTTTCGCCCGTGGAGACGCCTCCCGATCCCGGCATGCCGGCTCCACCGGCCTGGGACTGGCCATCGTCCAGGCCGTGGTCACGGCACACGGCGGCCAGGTCGGGGTCCACAGCGAGCCCGGCCGCACCTGCTTCGACGTCCGGCTGCCCCTGGGATATCCCTCGACCCCAGGCCATCGGCCGGCGGACAGCTCACAGCCGGACCACAGGCTCAGCACACAGCGGTGA
- a CDS encoding response regulator transcription factor: MTATTTSTASTSLSTPHAGSLVRPDGSPCRILVVDDEAALSELLSMALRYEGCEVRSAADGAAAVRAARQFRPDAVVLDIMLPDMDGLAVLGRLRRELPQVPVLFLTARDSVEDRIAGLTAGGDDYVTKPFSLEEVVARLRGLVRRSGAAQAARGASVLVVGDLRLDEDSHEVSRGGQEIHLTATEFELLRYLMRNPRRVLSKAQILDRVWSYDFGGQANVVELYISYLRRKLESGPGRSPMIHTRRGAGYLIKPGE, encoded by the coding sequence ATGACTGCGACGACCACCTCCACCGCGTCCACGTCCCTCTCCACGCCCCATGCCGGGTCCCTGGTCCGCCCCGACGGCAGCCCCTGCCGGATCCTTGTCGTCGACGACGAGGCCGCGCTGTCCGAGCTTCTCTCCATGGCCCTGCGCTACGAGGGCTGCGAGGTGCGCAGCGCCGCCGACGGGGCGGCGGCCGTGCGGGCGGCCCGGCAGTTCCGGCCGGATGCCGTGGTCCTCGACATCATGCTGCCCGACATGGACGGACTGGCCGTCCTCGGGCGGCTCCGCAGGGAGCTCCCGCAGGTCCCGGTGCTGTTCCTGACCGCCAGGGACTCGGTGGAGGACCGGATCGCCGGGCTGACGGCCGGCGGGGACGACTACGTCACCAAGCCGTTCAGCCTGGAAGAGGTGGTGGCCCGGCTGCGCGGGCTGGTCCGCCGCTCCGGGGCCGCCCAGGCCGCCCGCGGCGCTTCCGTCCTGGTCGTCGGGGATCTGCGACTGGACGAGGACAGCCACGAGGTCAGCCGGGGAGGCCAGGAGATCCACCTCACCGCGACCGAGTTCGAGCTGCTCCGCTATCTGATGCGCAATCCGCGCCGCGTGCTCAGCAAGGCACAGATCCTCGACCGGGTCTGGTCCTACGACTTCGGCGGCCAGGCCAATGTGGTCGAGCTCTACATCTCCTACTTGCGGCGCAAGCTGGAGAGCGGGCCCGGCCGCAGCCCGATGATCCACACCCGCCGTGGAGCCGGATACCTGATCAAGCCGGGCGAGTAG
- a CDS encoding amidohydrolase family protein: MSGDAEAAARTAAAVRAFTGRLGLPGLVDVHTHFMPERVLDKVWDYFDAVGPLTGVAWPITYRHEEEERVTLLRQFGVLAFTSMLYPHKPAMAAWLNSWSADFAARTPDCLHTATFFPEDGVEGYVRRAVEAGARVFKAHLQVGGYDPNDTRLEPAWGLLAEAGIPTVIHCGSGPVPGKHTGPEPIARLLGRHPRLPLIIAHMGMPEYEDFLDLAERHPEVRLDTTMVFTGFSERLAGFPPAALGRLAALGDRILLGTDFPNIPYPYEHQLDSLERLGLGDDWLRAVCHDNGARLFPPR, from the coding sequence TTGTCCGGGGACGCTGAGGCGGCGGCCCGGACGGCAGCGGCCGTCCGGGCGTTCACCGGCCGCCTCGGCCTGCCCGGGCTGGTCGACGTGCACACCCACTTCATGCCGGAACGGGTCCTGGACAAGGTCTGGGACTACTTCGACGCAGTGGGACCGCTCACCGGCGTGGCCTGGCCCATCACCTACCGGCACGAGGAGGAGGAACGCGTCACCCTGCTGCGGCAGTTCGGCGTCCTCGCCTTCACCTCCATGCTCTACCCGCACAAGCCCGCCATGGCGGCCTGGCTGAACTCCTGGTCGGCCGATTTCGCCGCCCGGACCCCGGACTGCCTGCACACCGCGACCTTCTTCCCGGAGGACGGGGTGGAGGGATATGTCCGGCGGGCCGTCGAGGCCGGGGCGCGGGTGTTCAAGGCACACCTCCAGGTCGGCGGGTACGACCCGAACGACACCCGGCTGGAGCCGGCCTGGGGACTGCTCGCCGAGGCCGGGATCCCCACGGTGATCCACTGCGGATCGGGGCCGGTGCCGGGCAAGCACACCGGGCCCGAGCCGATCGCCCGGCTGCTCGGCCGCCACCCCCGGCTCCCGCTGATCATCGCCCATATGGGCATGCCGGAGTACGAGGACTTCCTCGACCTCGCCGAGCGCCACCCCGAGGTCCGCCTCGACACCACCATGGTCTTCACCGGCTTCTCCGAGCGTCTCGCCGGCTTCCCGCCGGCCGCCCTCGGCCGGCTCGCCGCACTGGGCGACCGGATTCTCCTCGGCACCGACTTCCCGAACATCCCCTACCCGTACGAGCACCAGCTGGACTCCCTGGAGCGGCTCGGCCTGGGCGACGACTGGCTGCGGGCGGTCTGCCACGACAACGGCGCCCGGCTCTTCCCGCCCCGCTGA
- a CDS encoding antibiotic biosynthesis monooxygenase family protein, with protein MSNQPIQAFEPPYLMAVFTSVRTEGGSGYTETAARMSSLVKEIPGYLGHENAHTPGGLSITVGYFRDQEALDAWRTNLEHREAKARGVKEWYESYTLHVGTVERSSGFVRGR; from the coding sequence ATGAGCAACCAGCCCATACAGGCATTCGAACCGCCCTATCTGATGGCCGTGTTCACCTCCGTCCGCACCGAAGGCGGCAGCGGCTACACCGAGACCGCCGCCCGGATGAGCTCCCTGGTCAAGGAGATCCCCGGCTACCTCGGCCACGAGAACGCCCACACCCCCGGCGGGCTCAGCATCACCGTCGGCTACTTCCGTGACCAGGAGGCCCTCGACGCCTGGCGCACCAACCTGGAGCACCGGGAGGCCAAGGCCCGGGGCGTCAAGGAGTGGTACGAGAGCTACACCCTGCACGTCGGGACCGTGGAGCGGAGTTCCGGCTTTGTCCGGGGACGCTGA
- a CDS encoding DUF2797 domain-containing protein: MIWRCTGPRWSEGRPGIGWYAEQRGERTSLLAYGQRLAFTGTGQRTCLGVWRGGRRTPCPTAAVIPSRSAGAQCADCARLDRSFSVAADTRADDPRPYRVYLAWFGPGLIKVGITAEERGPARLLEQGAVTWTWLGRGPLMAARRTEELLRAALKVPDRIAYARKRTVRDRLPDAAGRAGEVAGLHERAAALAGWPETLERLPCGIVDHAGVFGLAGLPRPDRQPDRMTAGGTVAGLLVGAAGPDLHFADGLVMDARLLAGWVLAAAGPDAVTTVPVTGLAGEEHAEQEGLF; this comes from the coding sequence GTGATCTGGCGCTGCACCGGGCCGCGTTGGAGCGAGGGCCGGCCCGGGATCGGCTGGTACGCCGAGCAGCGCGGCGAGCGGACCAGCCTCCTCGCGTACGGGCAGCGGCTCGCCTTCACCGGAACGGGGCAGCGCACCTGCCTCGGGGTGTGGCGGGGCGGGCGGCGGACCCCGTGTCCCACGGCCGCCGTGATTCCGTCCCGATCCGCAGGTGCGCAGTGCGCCGACTGTGCCCGGCTGGACCGCTCCTTCTCGGTGGCCGCCGACACCCGGGCCGACGACCCCCGCCCCTACCGCGTCTACCTCGCCTGGTTCGGGCCGGGTCTGATCAAGGTCGGGATCACGGCCGAGGAGCGGGGTCCGGCCCGGCTGCTGGAGCAGGGCGCGGTGACCTGGACCTGGCTCGGGCGGGGGCCGCTGATGGCTGCCCGGCGGACCGAGGAGCTGCTGCGGGCCGCCCTCAAGGTGCCCGACCGGATCGCCTACGCGCGCAAGCGGACCGTCCGGGACCGGCTGCCGGACGCCGCCGGGCGGGCCGGGGAGGTGGCCGGGCTGCACGAGCGGGCGGCTGCCCTGGCCGGCTGGCCGGAGACCCTGGAGCGGCTGCCCTGCGGGATCGTCGACCATGCCGGGGTGTTCGGGCTGGCCGGGCTGCCCCGACCGGACCGGCAGCCCGATCGGATGACGGCGGGAGGCACCGTCGCGGGGCTGCTGGTGGGCGCGGCGGGACCGGATCTGCACTTCGCCGACGGGCTGGTCATGGACGCCCGGCTGCTGGCCGGATGGGTGCTGGCCGCCGCCGGGCCGGATGCGGTCACCACCGTGCCGGTGACCGGCCTCGCCGGGGAGGAACACGCCGAGCAGGAAGGGCTGTTCTGA
- a CDS encoding Lrp/AsnC family transcriptional regulator: MDGIDRAIVVRLQQDAGQSYAALGAAVGLSAGAAHERVRKLRERGVIRRTTVDVDPAAVGSGVLAFVMVDSNAWMGDSGGQFAAIDEIQEAHIIAGSASVLVKVRTATTGQLQDVLRRLYAIEGVSGTQATVALETLFERPLPL; encoded by the coding sequence ATGGATGGCATCGACCGGGCGATCGTCGTGCGGCTGCAGCAGGACGCCGGACAGTCGTACGCCGCCCTCGGCGCGGCCGTGGGGCTGTCGGCCGGTGCCGCGCACGAGCGGGTCCGCAAGCTGCGTGAGCGCGGGGTCATCCGCCGTACCACCGTCGATGTGGATCCGGCGGCCGTCGGCAGCGGGGTGCTCGCCTTCGTGATGGTCGACTCGAACGCCTGGATGGGTGACTCCGGCGGGCAGTTCGCGGCCATCGACGAGATCCAGGAGGCGCACATCATCGCCGGCAGTGCCTCCGTGCTGGTGAAGGTGCGCACCGCCACCACCGGGCAGCTCCAGGACGTGCTGCGCCGGCTCTATGCCATCGAAGGGGTGAGCGGAACCCAGGCGACCGTGGCCCTGGAGACCTTGTTCGAGCGCCCGCTGCCCCTGTGA
- a CDS encoding SMP-30/gluconolactonase/LRE family protein, translated as MTTSSIVDPDLYEILDDRFLTGRCANGDMRLERLHDDCRWAEGPLWLPAWRQLVWSDIPNDRLLRWDEPTGTVGPFRSPAGHPNGNTLDRQGRLITCEQGNRRVTRTEPDGTVTALATHYGTKRLNSPNDAVVRSDGSVWFSDPDFGITSDYEGHRAESEIGACNVYRTDPSTGEVHLAADGFAGPNGLVFSPDERHLYVSDTRAGHIRVFEVRENGTLSDGKVFTEAPADRTGARFDNIRFDDAGRLWVAAMEDGVHCYAPDGDLIGRIRIPEPVSNIAFGGPKNNRMFITATTSLYSLVLSVTGLPR; from the coding sequence ATGACGACATCCTCCATAGTCGACCCTGATCTGTACGAGATCCTGGACGACCGCTTCCTGACCGGCCGCTGCGCCAACGGCGACATGCGGCTGGAGCGCCTCCACGACGACTGCCGCTGGGCGGAGGGCCCGCTCTGGCTCCCCGCCTGGCGCCAACTGGTGTGGAGCGACATCCCCAACGACCGGCTGCTGCGCTGGGACGAACCGACCGGCACCGTCGGGCCGTTCCGGTCCCCGGCCGGCCACCCGAACGGCAACACCCTCGACCGGCAGGGCCGGCTGATCACCTGCGAACAGGGCAACCGCCGGGTCACCCGCACCGAACCGGACGGCACCGTGACCGCCCTCGCCACGCACTACGGAACGAAGCGGCTGAACAGCCCCAACGACGCGGTGGTCCGCTCCGACGGCTCGGTCTGGTTCTCCGACCCGGACTTCGGCATCACCAGCGACTACGAGGGCCACCGGGCGGAGAGCGAGATCGGCGCCTGCAACGTCTACCGGACCGACCCCTCGACCGGCGAGGTCCACCTCGCCGCGGACGGCTTCGCCGGCCCGAACGGCCTGGTCTTCTCCCCGGACGAACGCCACTTGTACGTGTCCGACACCCGGGCGGGCCACATCCGGGTCTTCGAGGTCCGCGAGAACGGCACCCTCTCCGACGGCAAGGTCTTCACCGAGGCCCCCGCAGACCGCACAGGGGCCCGGTTCGACAACATCCGCTTCGACGACGCGGGCCGGCTGTGGGTCGCCGCCATGGAGGACGGGGTGCACTGCTACGCCCCGGACGGCGACCTCATCGGCCGGATCCGCATCCCGGAACCGGTCTCGAACATCGCCTTCGGCGGCCCGAAGAACAACCGCATGTTCATCACGGCCACCACATCGCTCTATTCCCTGGTGCTGTCGGTGACCGGCCTGCCCCGGTAG
- a CDS encoding ABC transporter ATP-binding protein encodes MRAAQDTAADTRTVLEVTGLGHRIGGRTLFDGLHLSLCAGESIAVTGPSGSGKSTLLSCVLGLIAPDKGTITVTGTETTRLRTSQRARLRAQSIGMVFQFGELLPELSPLDNVVLAALLARRSRHDVRDRAQRLLDDLGVPRAATSQELSGGERQRTAVARALINEPALLLADEPTGALDTETRDRTAQLLFDLPRQYSCGLLLVTHDPGIAARADRTLHLTAGTLEPAIAGEAR; translated from the coding sequence ATGCGGGCAGCACAGGACACCGCCGCAGACACGCGGACGGTACTGGAGGTCACCGGGCTCGGTCATCGGATCGGCGGACGAACGCTGTTCGACGGCCTCCACCTGTCCTTGTGCGCAGGCGAATCGATCGCCGTGACCGGGCCGTCCGGATCCGGGAAGAGCACCCTCCTGTCCTGCGTGCTGGGCCTCATCGCCCCGGACAAGGGAACGATCACCGTCACCGGCACCGAGACCACTCGCCTCCGCACCTCCCAGCGTGCCCGACTGCGCGCCCAGTCGATCGGCATGGTCTTCCAGTTCGGTGAACTCCTCCCGGAACTCAGCCCGCTGGACAACGTCGTCCTCGCCGCCCTCCTCGCCCGCCGCAGCCGGCATGACGTGCGAGACCGCGCGCAGCGCCTGCTCGATGACCTCGGCGTGCCACGGGCGGCGACCAGCCAGGAACTCTCCGGCGGAGAACGGCAGCGCACAGCGGTGGCCCGCGCCCTGATCAATGAGCCGGCCCTCCTGCTGGCCGACGAGCCGACCGGCGCCCTGGACACCGAAACCCGGGACAGGACCGCCCAATTGCTGTTCGACCTGCCGCGGCAGTACTCCTGCGGACTCCTCCTGGTCACTCACGACCCGGGCATCGCCGCCCGCGCGGACCGCACCCTGCACCTCACCGCCGGCACCCTCGAACCGGCCATCGCGGGAGAGGCACGCTGA
- a CDS encoding ABC transporter permease, whose product MATTTRGLVRQLLTVGRTAGRKAEAGGTRFVALLLATLVLTLAMGSLVAVHAVYTGKEQQRTARTPVVTAREGHPGSTAWLVGSDALDGERRFSVVYLAPLQGDAPLPPGVERWPAPGEAVLSPALRKAGADEDIDNRYGKLAGTIQASGLDEPTEWLAYVRPRGGLSAELPSEVITGFGPADGEIMPGLEPGSGRQDDKAEWMFQAAVAGMLLLPGLVLLLVAARTGAHARDRRTALVSALGGRRRDRALIALGEAGHPVLIGALLGAAAVTTTLLHDTHIPYTDYILSSAHLIEHGRLITLTPVMALLTVLAVVVTADLAPRRSAHGTRPHSEAPSVWLPRIAALFPVMFLIALYGPGFAGQGSPWRIPIGWAGIAATTLTLPAAVATVTAAGGRILTRRGQAHGLPGTLVAGRRTATHPGATARVVTGVTVALIILMQAVAWQGLFGSQSAGARHTLDRIGRSALTVGAKGDVTTAEMTAFLDRLPNAEAVLLVPPADGADMPMTLYAGCPALAALRLPCPAGTSRITGVPEDPRLQELIRWTPHGELILDIHRTDTHGIAQRAASPEANFPLVILHRDGNDVSTAAVKKLSYEVFPRGAQVRTPGEEQLTAGIPNRDQGRWSTLLGVTGIAVLAVTAGLSAMAEFLRHGRALAPLSVLTGGLRVFHASAAWSVLTPLALAGLVGSVVAAGLAAPVTAYGESYITRELLWSAAGIVLVVSVLMWLWAATVAARQARAWHPRGD is encoded by the coding sequence ATGGCCACCACCACGAGAGGACTGGTGCGTCAGCTCCTCACCGTCGGACGCACCGCCGGCCGGAAGGCGGAAGCCGGCGGTACCCGCTTCGTCGCCCTCCTCCTCGCCACCCTGGTCCTCACCCTCGCCATGGGCAGCCTGGTCGCGGTCCACGCCGTGTACACGGGCAAGGAACAACAGCGCACCGCCAGAACCCCCGTCGTGACGGCACGCGAAGGCCATCCCGGTTCCACCGCGTGGCTTGTGGGATCCGACGCGCTCGACGGCGAACGGCGCTTCAGCGTCGTGTACCTGGCGCCGCTCCAGGGCGACGCGCCGCTGCCGCCCGGAGTGGAGCGCTGGCCCGCCCCCGGCGAGGCAGTCCTGTCACCGGCCCTCAGGAAGGCCGGCGCGGACGAGGACATCGACAACCGATACGGCAAGCTCGCCGGCACCATCCAGGCATCCGGCCTGGACGAGCCCACCGAATGGCTCGCCTACGTCCGGCCGCGCGGCGGCCTCAGTGCGGAGCTGCCGAGCGAGGTCATCACCGGCTTCGGCCCTGCCGACGGCGAGATCATGCCCGGCCTTGAACCCGGCTCGGGACGACAGGACGACAAGGCCGAATGGATGTTCCAGGCTGCTGTGGCCGGCATGCTCCTCCTGCCGGGCCTCGTCCTCCTCCTCGTCGCCGCACGCACCGGCGCCCACGCCCGCGACCGCAGGACCGCCCTGGTCTCCGCACTCGGGGGACGGCGCAGGGACCGAGCCCTCATCGCCCTCGGCGAAGCAGGCCACCCGGTGCTCATCGGTGCACTCCTCGGCGCCGCAGCCGTCACCACGACCCTGCTGCACGACACCCACATCCCCTACACCGACTACATCCTGTCGTCCGCGCACCTGATCGAACACGGCCGGCTGATCACTCTGACCCCCGTCATGGCGCTGCTGACCGTCCTTGCGGTAGTCGTCACCGCAGACCTCGCACCACGCCGGAGCGCCCACGGAACGCGCCCCCACAGCGAGGCCCCCTCCGTCTGGCTGCCCCGCATCGCCGCACTGTTCCCCGTCATGTTCCTCATAGCGCTGTACGGCCCCGGCTTCGCCGGGCAGGGCTCCCCTTGGCGCATCCCCATCGGATGGGCAGGAATCGCCGCCACGACCCTCACCCTGCCCGCCGCCGTCGCAACCGTCACGGCAGCCGGCGGACGGATCCTCACCCGCCGGGGGCAGGCCCACGGGCTGCCCGGCACCCTCGTCGCTGGACGCCGCACCGCAACCCACCCCGGTGCCACCGCCCGGGTGGTCACCGGTGTCACGGTGGCCCTCATCATCCTGATGCAGGCGGTCGCCTGGCAGGGCCTGTTCGGCTCACAGAGCGCCGGGGCACGGCACACCCTCGACCGCATCGGCCGCAGCGCCCTCACGGTCGGCGCCAAAGGAGACGTGACCACCGCGGAAATGACCGCCTTCCTGGACCGCCTGCCGAACGCCGAAGCCGTCCTGCTCGTCCCGCCGGCCGACGGCGCCGACATGCCCATGACCCTGTACGCCGGCTGCCCCGCCCTCGCCGCCCTGCGGCTTCCCTGCCCCGCCGGCACAAGCCGCATCACCGGAGTACCCGAGGACCCCCGGCTGCAAGAACTGATCCGATGGACCCCGCACGGCGAACTGATCCTGGACATCCACCGCACCGACACCCACGGCATCGCACAGCGCGCCGCGTCCCCCGAAGCGAACTTCCCCCTCGTCATCCTGCACCGCGACGGAAACGACGTCTCCACCGCGGCCGTGAAGAAGCTGTCCTACGAGGTGTTCCCCCGCGGTGCACAAGTCCGCACTCCGGGCGAGGAGCAGCTGACCGCCGGAATCCCCAACCGGGACCAGGGGCGGTGGAGCACCCTCCTCGGCGTGACCGGCATCGCCGTGCTCGCCGTGACCGCCGGCCTCAGCGCCATGGCGGAATTCCTGCGCCACGGACGTGCGCTCGCTCCCCTCTCCGTCCTCACCGGCGGCCTGCGCGTCTTCCATGCGAGCGCGGCGTGGTCCGTCCTCACCCCACTGGCCCTGGCAGGTCTTGTCGGAAGCGTTGTCGCGGCCGGCCTGGCAGCCCCGGTCACCGCGTACGGAGAGTCCTACATCACGCGTGAACTGCTCTGGTCGGCGGCGGGGATCGTCCTGGTGGTCAGCGTCCTCATGTGGCTGTGGGCAGCCACTGTCGCTGCCCGGCAGGCCCGCGCCTGGCATCCGCGCGGTGACTGA
- a CDS encoding helix-turn-helix transcriptional regulator, with amino-acid sequence MTRVQHTHGLEELCEAGSEVYAAALRRGRVRREEAARVPCLIDLGLLHPDPQAMEWLRPTDPAVALHVALRDIDAEIHAQRLREAKVARSLEQFQALGDTSPAVDAGGIVVLEGVARINAAIERATHACERELLCIEPRTRCESILEEALPRHLRLRERGVHTRSVYGRASLHNPALRAFMAALGDAFEVRSVGDVPQRMIIMDSTVAFVPASPDRRVALELRHPALVDYLISVFERFWHQALPFEASAPALPGPKGVSERQFAIARLLAEGHADKIVAQRLGISVRTCRKHIAHLAELLGSANRVQLGVLIARSGLLAAPPDPH; translated from the coding sequence ATGACGCGGGTTCAGCACACGCATGGTCTGGAGGAGTTGTGCGAGGCGGGCAGCGAGGTCTACGCAGCGGCGCTGCGTCGGGGCCGTGTCCGACGGGAGGAAGCGGCCCGGGTGCCTTGTCTGATCGATCTGGGGTTGCTGCACCCCGATCCGCAGGCGATGGAGTGGTTGCGGCCGACGGATCCCGCTGTCGCGCTGCACGTGGCGCTCAGGGACATCGATGCGGAGATCCATGCGCAGCGATTGCGGGAGGCGAAGGTCGCCCGGTCGCTGGAGCAGTTCCAGGCACTCGGGGACACGTCGCCGGCCGTTGATGCGGGCGGGATCGTGGTGCTGGAGGGGGTCGCCCGGATCAATGCGGCGATCGAGAGGGCAACCCACGCGTGTGAGCGGGAATTGCTGTGCATCGAACCCAGGACCCGCTGCGAGTCCATCCTCGAGGAGGCGCTGCCGCGACATCTGCGACTGCGGGAGCGCGGGGTGCACACCCGCAGCGTGTACGGCAGGGCGTCGCTGCACAACCCGGCGCTGCGCGCCTTCATGGCGGCGCTGGGAGACGCGTTCGAGGTGCGCAGTGTGGGCGACGTACCGCAGCGGATGATCATCATGGACAGCACGGTCGCCTTCGTGCCGGCGAGCCCCGACCGTCGTGTTGCGCTCGAACTGCGGCATCCCGCGCTGGTCGACTACCTGATCTCCGTCTTCGAACGCTTCTGGCACCAGGCCCTGCCCTTCGAGGCCTCGGCCCCCGCCCTCCCCGGGCCCAAGGGCGTCTCGGAGCGCCAGTTCGCGATCGCGCGGCTGCTGGCGGAGGGGCATGCGGACAAGATCGTGGCCCAGCGTCTGGGAATCAGCGTGCGGACGTGCCGCAAGCACATCGCGCACCTCGCCGAACTGCTCGGCAGCGCGAACCGCGTGCAGCTCGGGGTGCTCATTGCCCGGTCGGGGTTGCTCGCCGCACCGCCGGATCCGCACTGA